From the genome of Actinomycetes bacterium, one region includes:
- a CDS encoding family 2A encapsulin nanocompartment shell protein, with product MADATTDVRHTLGEAAARQLSTTTKTAPQWSGITPRWLVSLLPWVPVEAGVYRVNKVKDAEAGAADVECSPEQEEELPETFVDYEKEPREYVLNAVTTVLDVQTRVSDLFSSPHDQIREQLRLTIEKIKERQEGELVNNTDYGLLNQVVDSQKVATRTGPPTPDDFDELISLVWKQPSFFLAHPRAVAAFGRECTRRGVPPATVNLFGAQFLTWRGLPVIPCDKLDVTDKGRTNVLLLRTGAEKQGVVGLFQPGVPGEVTPSLSVRFMGIDHKAIASYLVSLYCSAAVHTHDAIGALTDVDVTNYHEYK from the coding sequence ATGGCGGACGCGACGACCGACGTGAGGCACACCCTTGGGGAGGCGGCTGCACGGCAGCTGTCCACGACCACGAAGACCGCCCCGCAGTGGTCAGGCATCACGCCCCGATGGTTGGTCAGCCTGCTGCCGTGGGTCCCGGTCGAGGCGGGTGTCTACCGCGTCAACAAGGTCAAGGACGCGGAAGCGGGCGCTGCGGACGTGGAGTGCAGCCCGGAGCAGGAGGAGGAGCTGCCCGAGACGTTCGTCGACTACGAGAAGGAACCGCGGGAGTACGTGCTCAATGCCGTGACGACGGTGCTGGACGTCCAGACCCGGGTGTCGGATCTCTTCAGCTCGCCCCACGACCAGATTCGCGAACAGCTGCGCCTCACGATCGAGAAGATCAAGGAGCGCCAGGAGGGGGAGCTGGTCAACAACACGGACTACGGGCTGCTGAACCAGGTGGTCGACTCCCAGAAGGTAGCCACCCGTACCGGCCCTCCGACGCCGGACGACTTCGACGAGCTGATCTCGCTCGTGTGGAAGCAGCCGAGCTTCTTCCTGGCCCATCCGAGGGCGGTCGCCGCCTTCGGACGAGAGTGCACGCGCCGGGGCGTCCCACCGGCGACGGTGAACCTGTTCGGAGCCCAGTTCCTCACCTGGCGCGGACTGCCCGTCATCCCCTGCGACAAGCTCGACGTGACGGACAAGGGCAGGACGAACGTCCTGCTGCTGCGCACCGGGGCCGAGAAGCAGGGCGTCGTCGGACTGTTCCAGCCGGGTGTCCCCGGAGAGGTCACTCCCAGTCTGTCGGTCCGCTTCATGGGCATCGACCACAAGGCCATCGCGTCGTACCTGGTGTCGCTGTACTGCTCGGCGGCGGTGCACACCCACGACGCCATTGGCGCGCTGACCGACGTCGACGTCACGAACTACCATGAGTACAAGTGA